The following are encoded together in the Malaya genurostris strain Urasoe2022 chromosome 3, Malgen_1.1, whole genome shotgun sequence genome:
- the LOC131435164 gene encoding uncharacterized protein LOC131435164, with protein sequence MLSQVTPVALVFVLFTVFTSGIEQEAAGKLSRNSSYFPGTPRQGRFLGLLGLLTGLTLGDSLDDSEQPHFRPPGGIVKINIGRPLAESFYHYMYNPYYYGSVPSINIKIPLRPESIHEEFGVGDFVGVAGASSFGGQSGHLGLHGSNQLIEPRPILSDSSEPSEASTSNGAPKKPKKVQYIRIPKLPYSRIIRSTIRSDTTTSERMASVASINNIDQTSPITSEHEEESVLELESSPPTTSAIQTETEESLMLHATAIPVIQDNSIVDQVTELPTFLVPQSYLVHEGSLQDSSIISITTAEPYDRFKPSRPDKLQNLCGHAVLSSDEFRPVVKI encoded by the exons ATGTTGTCTCAAGTAACACCAGTAGCACTCGTGTTTGTGCTGTTCACAGTTTTTACCAGTGGTATTGAGCAGGAAGCTGCAGGGAAACTTAGCAGAAATTCATCGTATTTTCCCGGCACTCCACGCCAGGGTCGCTTTCTCGGTCTACTTGGATTATTGACTGGGTTAACGCTGGGagattcattggatgacagtgaACAACCGCATTTCAGACCCCCCGGTGGGATAGTGAAAATTAATATAGGACGACCTTTGGCCGAATCCTTCTATCATTATATGTACAATCCGTACTACTATGGTAGTGTTCCGTCTATCAACATAAAAATTCCGTTAAGACCGGAATCGATTCATGAAGAATTTGGAGTAGGTGACTTTGTCGGTGTAGCCGGTGCCAGTTCATTCGGAGGACAAAGTGGACATCTAGGGCTCCATGGTTCAAACCAGTTAATCGAACCGAGGCCAATACTTTCGGACTCATCG GAACCTTCTGAGGCTAGTACATCAAACGGAGCACCCAAAAAACCTAAGAAAGTCCAATATATTAGGATCCCGAAATTACCTTACTCTAGAATAATTCGCAGTACTATCCGAAGCGACACAACTACAAGTGAACGAATGGCATCAGTTGCAAGTATCAATAATATTGATCAAACCAGCCCAATAACTTCTGAGCACGAGGAGGAAAGCGTACTTGAATTAGAATCATCACCACCAACAACATCAGCCATACAAACTGAAACCGAGGAATCACTAATGCTTCATGCTACAGCCATTCCAGTTATACAGGATAATTCAATCGTCGATCAAGTGACCGAGTTACCAACATTCTTGGTTCCACAGTCATATTTAGTTCATGAAGGTAGCCTTCAAGATTCGTCCATCATCAGCATAACGACCGCTGAACCGTACGATAGATTCAAACCCAGCCGTCCGGATAAGCTCCAGAATTTATGTGGCCACGCTGTCCTTAGTTCTGATGAATTTCGtcccgttgttaaaatataa
- the LOC131435163 gene encoding prominin-1 isoform X1: MEALAPIVPQDFPEPTATEAYIIPTLGITQGTIIFSYLSTFLSYITPYDLPVAYCVLELLRDAFHTRVSFLQLIMEALKVESGYICLIAIFFLVSLIPLCYTIAWGCSKTADDDMNSGPTVDAIIQAEELSLEESLKCRRRCLSLTLQIIILLLIAGVIVMFVTNEQIASAIDQAPVVVRSSMVDVETFLRDAEQQISFVIFEGLSTTVDRIKSDLEDIDKLLGEPIQNQLSLFTGIEIIFEAIMDISTSSNNLSRRIFLLQEALARAAKISYEAEYRLDELQIQLSVLQRQCSYRDRPLCDTLKIKSFEESGQIERIQKIQNDPILAKLMSMGEAGKNSTMKLLTQELTVARSIFRNYRMELKNSTTIAREHINEHLDELSNATFSSTYALSNTIDNLVEEVSKTANFSDSLFDYHRDIGKILWITGLTATVCTLLVTFLLLGALSCGCCHSDNKAGITLIVGAIVICVSSIALSGFTMIEMLLGAHGHVFICHPLYDKPDYSILGKLLDKPGLIYSVEPPNGIIEKLLKAADPNKTLSVNISLATAINECERNRGAFSTFQLESLINVSSIMDYNTSPYLGNAIEQLTASEAPFIKFTVHIQAVLEDMLNDSDVNLAAFRTDLTQISPDKDVVTFIDQLQRVSAQIQDVATSSRMATLGSRAKRLQGSLLHPLEQLRSDIVYHLTALELQIHPWASELNKSLIHLRNAQSYLDVEAAAVCHNKSYLFRNRLKAHFEAYQNHSSVILSDSCASCRPLFDIFDAARMLFCHQIMDPMNGLWFASFVCLFLWAIATPVSLMMSTTYRRLELLSSKLQHTNSNYYGTTDTTGSDSRALHHLQQQQHQPPQESSSHWYSQRNVDSTLSGTGVPHHHHQQQMQHPPPPQEPTSRWSTNQRSRMVNFSTTKSTSTEEEISLDGLDTDQNNKDLDLIFEDV, from the exons ATG GAAGCTTTAGCACCAATAGTTCCTCAGGACTTTCCGGAGCCTACTGCTACCGAAGCGTACATAATTCCAACACTTGGTATCACTCAGGGAACTATTATTTTCTCCTACCTGTCAACGTTTCTGTCGTATATCACTCCTTACGATCTGCCAGTAG CCTATTGTGTTCTAGAGTTACTGCGAGATGCCTTTCATACGCGGGTTTCGTTCTTGCAACTCATCATGGAG GCCCTTAAGGTGGAGTCTGGCTACATATGCCTTATAGCGATATTTTTCCTAGTTTCGCTCATCCCACTATGCTACACTATTGCATGGGGATGCTCGAAGACAGCGGATGATGATATGAATTCCGGACCGACAGTAGATGCAATTATACAAGCCGAAGAACTGTCATTGGAAGAATCACTTAAATGCCGGCGAAGATGCCTTAGTCTGACCCTTCAGATAATCATACTGTTATTGAT AGCGGGTGTAATCGTAATGTTTGTAACAAATGAAcaaatcgcatcggcaatcgatCAAGCTCCGGTGGTAGTACGATCGTCTATGGTCGATGTGGAAACCTTTCTTCGTGATGCTGAACAACAGATATCTTTCGTGATTTTCGAGGGTTTGTCGACTACCGTCGATAGGATCAAGAGCGACCTAGAAGATATAGACAAGTTACTAGGAGAACCGATTCAGAATCAGCTATCGCTGTTTACCGGCatagaaatcatttttgaagccATCATGGACATCAGTACAA GTAGTAATAATTTATCACGAAGGATATTTCTACTTCAAGAAGCACTGGCCAGAGCAGCTAAAATATCATACGAAGCGGAATATCGATTGGATGAATTACAGATTCAACTTTCCGTTTTGCAAAGACAGTGCAGCTACCGAGACAGACCGCTGTGCGATACTCTGAAAATCAAAAGCTTCGAGGAATCTGGGCAGATAGAACGGATTCAGAAAATTCAGAATGATCCTATTTTAGCAAAGCTGATGTCAATGGGTGAAGCCGGTAAGAACAGTACAATGAAACTGTTAACCCAAGAGTTAACCGTCGCCAGATCCATATTTAGGAACTACCGTATGGAATTAAAAAACAGCACGACTATAGCAAGGGAGCACATTAACGAGCATTTAGATGAATTGAGTAATGCAACGTTTTCATCGACTTATGCATTATCGAACACAATCGATAACTTGGTAGAAGAGGTGTCAAAAACGGCAAACTTTTCGGATTCTCTATTCGACTATCATCGGGATATTGGTAAAATTCTATGGATAACTGGACTTACGGCTACCGTCTGTACGCTATTGGTAACGTTCTTGCTGTTGGGTGCGTTAAGTTGCGGGTGTTGCCATTCCGATAATAAAGCTGGTATAACACTTATCGTTGGAGCGATCGTCATTTGTGTGAGCAGTATCGCCTTGTCGGGATTCACCATGATTGAAATGCTTTTGGGGGCTCACGGACATGTTTTTATATGCCACCCCCTGTACGATAAACCGGACTATTCGATTCTCGGTAAGCTGTTAGACAAACCAggattgatttattcagtggagcCTCCGAATGGAATTATCGAAAAACTATTGAAAGCAGCCGATCCGAATAAAACACTCTCGGTGAATATATCGTTGGCCACGGCCATCAACGAGTGCGAACGGAACCGTGGTGCGTTCTCAACCTTTCAACTAGAAAGTTTGATTAATGTTTCATCTATAATGGACTACAATACCAGCCCTTATTTGGGAAACGCGATAGAACAGTTAACAGCGTCGGAAGCTCCTTTCATCAAGTTTACGGTTCATATTCAAGCCGTTTTAGAAGATATGTTGAATGATTCGGATGTTAATTTGGCCGCTTTTCGAACAGATTTAACTCAAATTTCACCAGATAAGGATGTGGTAACGTTCATCGACCAGTTACAGCGAGTATCGGCTCAGATTCAGGATGTAGCCACATCTTCTAGGATGGCAACTCTGGGAAGTCGAGCGAAACGACTACAAGGATCACTGCTGCATCCATTGGAACAACTGCGTAGTGACATCGTGTACCATCTAACAGCACTGGAACTGCAAATTCACCCATGGGCATCAGAACTAAACAAAAGTCTGATTCATCTGCGCAATGCACAATCTTACTTGGATGTCGAAGCGGCTGCTGTTTGCCACAACAAAAGTTATCTATTTCGAAACCGTCTAAAGGCCCATTTCGAAGCTTATCAGAATCATTCCAGCGTAATACTGAGTGACAGTTGCGCAAGCTGCCGTCCGCTTTTTGATATATTTGATGCAGCGAGAATGTTATTCTGTCATCAAATTATGGATCCAATGAACGGGCTTTGGTTCGCATCGTTTGTTTGTCTGTTTCTGTGGGCAATCGCAACGCCCGTATCATTGATGATGTCTACCACCTACCGTCGCTTGGAGTTGCTTTCGAGTAAGTTGCAGCATACCAACAGCAATTACTACGG GACGACTGATACTACCGGATCCGACTCAAGAGCACTTCATCATCTCCAGCAACAGCAGCATCAGCCGCCGCAGGAATCATCTAGCCATTGGTACTCTCAAAG aaatgttgATTCCACCCTATCCGGAACGGGTGTTCcacaccatcatcatcagcagcagATGCAGCATCCACCACCACCACAAGAACCGACCAGCAGATGGTCTACAAATCAAAG gtcACGAATGGTGAATTTTTCTACAACCAAAAGCACTAGCACCGAGGAAGAAATCAGCTTGGATGGCCTAGACACCGACCAGAATAACAAAGATTTAGATCTCATATTCGAAGATGTCTAA
- the LOC131435163 gene encoding prominin-1 isoform X2 gives MEALAPIVPQDFPEPTATEAYIIPTLGITQGTIIFSYLSTFLSYITPYDLPVELLRDAFHTRVSFLQLIMEALKVESGYICLIAIFFLVSLIPLCYTIAWGCSKTADDDMNSGPTVDAIIQAEELSLEESLKCRRRCLSLTLQIIILLLIAGVIVMFVTNEQIASAIDQAPVVVRSSMVDVETFLRDAEQQISFVIFEGLSTTVDRIKSDLEDIDKLLGEPIQNQLSLFTGIEIIFEAIMDISTSSNNLSRRIFLLQEALARAAKISYEAEYRLDELQIQLSVLQRQCSYRDRPLCDTLKIKSFEESGQIERIQKIQNDPILAKLMSMGEAGKNSTMKLLTQELTVARSIFRNYRMELKNSTTIAREHINEHLDELSNATFSSTYALSNTIDNLVEEVSKTANFSDSLFDYHRDIGKILWITGLTATVCTLLVTFLLLGALSCGCCHSDNKAGITLIVGAIVICVSSIALSGFTMIEMLLGAHGHVFICHPLYDKPDYSILGKLLDKPGLIYSVEPPNGIIEKLLKAADPNKTLSVNISLATAINECERNRGAFSTFQLESLINVSSIMDYNTSPYLGNAIEQLTASEAPFIKFTVHIQAVLEDMLNDSDVNLAAFRTDLTQISPDKDVVTFIDQLQRVSAQIQDVATSSRMATLGSRAKRLQGSLLHPLEQLRSDIVYHLTALELQIHPWASELNKSLIHLRNAQSYLDVEAAAVCHNKSYLFRNRLKAHFEAYQNHSSVILSDSCASCRPLFDIFDAARMLFCHQIMDPMNGLWFASFVCLFLWAIATPVSLMMSTTYRRLELLSSKLQHTNSNYYGTTDTTGSDSRALHHLQQQQHQPPQESSSHWYSQRNVDSTLSGTGVPHHHHQQQMQHPPPPQEPTSRWSTNQRSRMVNFSTTKSTSTEEEISLDGLDTDQNNKDLDLIFEDV, from the exons ATG GAAGCTTTAGCACCAATAGTTCCTCAGGACTTTCCGGAGCCTACTGCTACCGAAGCGTACATAATTCCAACACTTGGTATCACTCAGGGAACTATTATTTTCTCCTACCTGTCAACGTTTCTGTCGTATATCACTCCTTACGATCTGCCAGTAG AGTTACTGCGAGATGCCTTTCATACGCGGGTTTCGTTCTTGCAACTCATCATGGAG GCCCTTAAGGTGGAGTCTGGCTACATATGCCTTATAGCGATATTTTTCCTAGTTTCGCTCATCCCACTATGCTACACTATTGCATGGGGATGCTCGAAGACAGCGGATGATGATATGAATTCCGGACCGACAGTAGATGCAATTATACAAGCCGAAGAACTGTCATTGGAAGAATCACTTAAATGCCGGCGAAGATGCCTTAGTCTGACCCTTCAGATAATCATACTGTTATTGAT AGCGGGTGTAATCGTAATGTTTGTAACAAATGAAcaaatcgcatcggcaatcgatCAAGCTCCGGTGGTAGTACGATCGTCTATGGTCGATGTGGAAACCTTTCTTCGTGATGCTGAACAACAGATATCTTTCGTGATTTTCGAGGGTTTGTCGACTACCGTCGATAGGATCAAGAGCGACCTAGAAGATATAGACAAGTTACTAGGAGAACCGATTCAGAATCAGCTATCGCTGTTTACCGGCatagaaatcatttttgaagccATCATGGACATCAGTACAA GTAGTAATAATTTATCACGAAGGATATTTCTACTTCAAGAAGCACTGGCCAGAGCAGCTAAAATATCATACGAAGCGGAATATCGATTGGATGAATTACAGATTCAACTTTCCGTTTTGCAAAGACAGTGCAGCTACCGAGACAGACCGCTGTGCGATACTCTGAAAATCAAAAGCTTCGAGGAATCTGGGCAGATAGAACGGATTCAGAAAATTCAGAATGATCCTATTTTAGCAAAGCTGATGTCAATGGGTGAAGCCGGTAAGAACAGTACAATGAAACTGTTAACCCAAGAGTTAACCGTCGCCAGATCCATATTTAGGAACTACCGTATGGAATTAAAAAACAGCACGACTATAGCAAGGGAGCACATTAACGAGCATTTAGATGAATTGAGTAATGCAACGTTTTCATCGACTTATGCATTATCGAACACAATCGATAACTTGGTAGAAGAGGTGTCAAAAACGGCAAACTTTTCGGATTCTCTATTCGACTATCATCGGGATATTGGTAAAATTCTATGGATAACTGGACTTACGGCTACCGTCTGTACGCTATTGGTAACGTTCTTGCTGTTGGGTGCGTTAAGTTGCGGGTGTTGCCATTCCGATAATAAAGCTGGTATAACACTTATCGTTGGAGCGATCGTCATTTGTGTGAGCAGTATCGCCTTGTCGGGATTCACCATGATTGAAATGCTTTTGGGGGCTCACGGACATGTTTTTATATGCCACCCCCTGTACGATAAACCGGACTATTCGATTCTCGGTAAGCTGTTAGACAAACCAggattgatttattcagtggagcCTCCGAATGGAATTATCGAAAAACTATTGAAAGCAGCCGATCCGAATAAAACACTCTCGGTGAATATATCGTTGGCCACGGCCATCAACGAGTGCGAACGGAACCGTGGTGCGTTCTCAACCTTTCAACTAGAAAGTTTGATTAATGTTTCATCTATAATGGACTACAATACCAGCCCTTATTTGGGAAACGCGATAGAACAGTTAACAGCGTCGGAAGCTCCTTTCATCAAGTTTACGGTTCATATTCAAGCCGTTTTAGAAGATATGTTGAATGATTCGGATGTTAATTTGGCCGCTTTTCGAACAGATTTAACTCAAATTTCACCAGATAAGGATGTGGTAACGTTCATCGACCAGTTACAGCGAGTATCGGCTCAGATTCAGGATGTAGCCACATCTTCTAGGATGGCAACTCTGGGAAGTCGAGCGAAACGACTACAAGGATCACTGCTGCATCCATTGGAACAACTGCGTAGTGACATCGTGTACCATCTAACAGCACTGGAACTGCAAATTCACCCATGGGCATCAGAACTAAACAAAAGTCTGATTCATCTGCGCAATGCACAATCTTACTTGGATGTCGAAGCGGCTGCTGTTTGCCACAACAAAAGTTATCTATTTCGAAACCGTCTAAAGGCCCATTTCGAAGCTTATCAGAATCATTCCAGCGTAATACTGAGTGACAGTTGCGCAAGCTGCCGTCCGCTTTTTGATATATTTGATGCAGCGAGAATGTTATTCTGTCATCAAATTATGGATCCAATGAACGGGCTTTGGTTCGCATCGTTTGTTTGTCTGTTTCTGTGGGCAATCGCAACGCCCGTATCATTGATGATGTCTACCACCTACCGTCGCTTGGAGTTGCTTTCGAGTAAGTTGCAGCATACCAACAGCAATTACTACGG GACGACTGATACTACCGGATCCGACTCAAGAGCACTTCATCATCTCCAGCAACAGCAGCATCAGCCGCCGCAGGAATCATCTAGCCATTGGTACTCTCAAAG aaatgttgATTCCACCCTATCCGGAACGGGTGTTCcacaccatcatcatcagcagcagATGCAGCATCCACCACCACCACAAGAACCGACCAGCAGATGGTCTACAAATCAAAG gtcACGAATGGTGAATTTTTCTACAACCAAAAGCACTAGCACCGAGGAAGAAATCAGCTTGGATGGCCTAGACACCGACCAGAATAACAAAGATTTAGATCTCATATTCGAAGATGTCTAA
- the LOC131435163 gene encoding prominin-1 isoform X3, producing the protein MEALAPIVPQDFPEPTATEAYIIPTLGITQGTIIFSYLSTFLSYITPYDLPVAYCVLELLRDAFHTRVSFLQLIMEALKVESGYICLIAIFFLVSLIPLCYTIAWGCSKTADDDMNSGPTVDAIIQAEELSLEESLKCRRRCLSLTLQIIILLLIAGVIVMFVTNEQIASAIDQAPVVVRSSMVDVETFLRDAEQQISFVIFEGLSTTVDRIKSDLEDIDKLLGEPIQNQLSLFTGIEIIFEAIMDISTSSNNLSRRIFLLQEALARAAKISYEAEYRLDELQIQLSVLQRQCSYRDRPLCDTLKIKSFEESGQIERIQKIQNDPILAKLMSMGEAGKNSTMKLLTQELTVARSIFRNYRMELKNSTTIAREHINEHLDELSNATFSSTYALSNTIDNLVEEVSKTANFSDSLFDYHRDIGKILWITGLTATVCTLLVTFLLLGALSCGCCHSDNKAGITLIVGAIVICVSSIALSGFTMIEMLLGAHGHVFICHPLYDKPDYSILGKLLDKPGLIYSVEPPNGIIEKLLKAADPNKTLSVNISLATAINECERNRGAFSTFQLESLINVSSIMDYNTSPYLGNAIEQLTASEAPFIKFTVHIQAVLEDMLNDSDVNLAAFRTDLTQISPDKDVVTFIDQLQRVSAQIQDVATSSRMATLGSRAKRLQGSLLHPLEQLRSDIVYHLTALELQIHPWASELNKSLIHLRNAQSYLDVEAAAVCHNKSYLFRNRLKAHFEAYQNHSSVILSDSCASCRPLFDIFDAARMLFCHQIMDPMNGLWFASFVCLFLWAIATPVSLMMSTTYRRLELLSSKLQHTNSNYYGTTDTTGSDSRALHHLQQQQHQPPQESSSHWYSQRNVDSTLSGTGVPHHHHQQQMQHPPPPQEPTSRWSTNQRSHLATSTLTPVSVLPDIDRSNW; encoded by the exons ATG GAAGCTTTAGCACCAATAGTTCCTCAGGACTTTCCGGAGCCTACTGCTACCGAAGCGTACATAATTCCAACACTTGGTATCACTCAGGGAACTATTATTTTCTCCTACCTGTCAACGTTTCTGTCGTATATCACTCCTTACGATCTGCCAGTAG CCTATTGTGTTCTAGAGTTACTGCGAGATGCCTTTCATACGCGGGTTTCGTTCTTGCAACTCATCATGGAG GCCCTTAAGGTGGAGTCTGGCTACATATGCCTTATAGCGATATTTTTCCTAGTTTCGCTCATCCCACTATGCTACACTATTGCATGGGGATGCTCGAAGACAGCGGATGATGATATGAATTCCGGACCGACAGTAGATGCAATTATACAAGCCGAAGAACTGTCATTGGAAGAATCACTTAAATGCCGGCGAAGATGCCTTAGTCTGACCCTTCAGATAATCATACTGTTATTGAT AGCGGGTGTAATCGTAATGTTTGTAACAAATGAAcaaatcgcatcggcaatcgatCAAGCTCCGGTGGTAGTACGATCGTCTATGGTCGATGTGGAAACCTTTCTTCGTGATGCTGAACAACAGATATCTTTCGTGATTTTCGAGGGTTTGTCGACTACCGTCGATAGGATCAAGAGCGACCTAGAAGATATAGACAAGTTACTAGGAGAACCGATTCAGAATCAGCTATCGCTGTTTACCGGCatagaaatcatttttgaagccATCATGGACATCAGTACAA GTAGTAATAATTTATCACGAAGGATATTTCTACTTCAAGAAGCACTGGCCAGAGCAGCTAAAATATCATACGAAGCGGAATATCGATTGGATGAATTACAGATTCAACTTTCCGTTTTGCAAAGACAGTGCAGCTACCGAGACAGACCGCTGTGCGATACTCTGAAAATCAAAAGCTTCGAGGAATCTGGGCAGATAGAACGGATTCAGAAAATTCAGAATGATCCTATTTTAGCAAAGCTGATGTCAATGGGTGAAGCCGGTAAGAACAGTACAATGAAACTGTTAACCCAAGAGTTAACCGTCGCCAGATCCATATTTAGGAACTACCGTATGGAATTAAAAAACAGCACGACTATAGCAAGGGAGCACATTAACGAGCATTTAGATGAATTGAGTAATGCAACGTTTTCATCGACTTATGCATTATCGAACACAATCGATAACTTGGTAGAAGAGGTGTCAAAAACGGCAAACTTTTCGGATTCTCTATTCGACTATCATCGGGATATTGGTAAAATTCTATGGATAACTGGACTTACGGCTACCGTCTGTACGCTATTGGTAACGTTCTTGCTGTTGGGTGCGTTAAGTTGCGGGTGTTGCCATTCCGATAATAAAGCTGGTATAACACTTATCGTTGGAGCGATCGTCATTTGTGTGAGCAGTATCGCCTTGTCGGGATTCACCATGATTGAAATGCTTTTGGGGGCTCACGGACATGTTTTTATATGCCACCCCCTGTACGATAAACCGGACTATTCGATTCTCGGTAAGCTGTTAGACAAACCAggattgatttattcagtggagcCTCCGAATGGAATTATCGAAAAACTATTGAAAGCAGCCGATCCGAATAAAACACTCTCGGTGAATATATCGTTGGCCACGGCCATCAACGAGTGCGAACGGAACCGTGGTGCGTTCTCAACCTTTCAACTAGAAAGTTTGATTAATGTTTCATCTATAATGGACTACAATACCAGCCCTTATTTGGGAAACGCGATAGAACAGTTAACAGCGTCGGAAGCTCCTTTCATCAAGTTTACGGTTCATATTCAAGCCGTTTTAGAAGATATGTTGAATGATTCGGATGTTAATTTGGCCGCTTTTCGAACAGATTTAACTCAAATTTCACCAGATAAGGATGTGGTAACGTTCATCGACCAGTTACAGCGAGTATCGGCTCAGATTCAGGATGTAGCCACATCTTCTAGGATGGCAACTCTGGGAAGTCGAGCGAAACGACTACAAGGATCACTGCTGCATCCATTGGAACAACTGCGTAGTGACATCGTGTACCATCTAACAGCACTGGAACTGCAAATTCACCCATGGGCATCAGAACTAAACAAAAGTCTGATTCATCTGCGCAATGCACAATCTTACTTGGATGTCGAAGCGGCTGCTGTTTGCCACAACAAAAGTTATCTATTTCGAAACCGTCTAAAGGCCCATTTCGAAGCTTATCAGAATCATTCCAGCGTAATACTGAGTGACAGTTGCGCAAGCTGCCGTCCGCTTTTTGATATATTTGATGCAGCGAGAATGTTATTCTGTCATCAAATTATGGATCCAATGAACGGGCTTTGGTTCGCATCGTTTGTTTGTCTGTTTCTGTGGGCAATCGCAACGCCCGTATCATTGATGATGTCTACCACCTACCGTCGCTTGGAGTTGCTTTCGAGTAAGTTGCAGCATACCAACAGCAATTACTACGG GACGACTGATACTACCGGATCCGACTCAAGAGCACTTCATCATCTCCAGCAACAGCAGCATCAGCCGCCGCAGGAATCATCTAGCCATTGGTACTCTCAAAG aaatgttgATTCCACCCTATCCGGAACGGGTGTTCcacaccatcatcatcagcagcagATGCAGCATCCACCACCACCACAAGAACCGACCAGCAGATGGTCTACAAATCAAAG ATCGCATCTGGCAACGTCCACTCTTACCCCAGTCAGCGTACTGCCGGACATTGATAGATCTAATTGGTGA